From a region of the uncultured Draconibacterium sp. genome:
- a CDS encoding sigma-54 dependent transcriptional regulator, translating into MELQAIKQRFGIIGNTAGINRAIEVAVQVAPTDLSVFVTGESGVGKEIFPQIIHQFSSRKHGKYIAVNCGAIPEGTIDSELFGHEKGAFTGALADRKGYFQEANGGTIFLDEIGELPLSTQVRLLRVLETGEFMKVGSSQVIKTNVRVIAATNVNIPIAIEEGKFREDLYYRLNTVPIAIPPLRERPDDVILLFRKFARDFAEKYRMPPVRLEEDARTVLVSFRWPGNIRQLKNITEQISIIEQERDISAEALRPYLPVSGGANLPALLARDENNKSFANEREILYKVLFDMKSDMNDLKKLVLDLMENRDAPISGDQAQIIRNLYNTDDGKFVAKEQVPNPIHITSVDKDNIQDTEEFVEESLSLADKEIELIQKALEKHRGKRKYAAQELGISERTLYRKIKEYDIKG; encoded by the coding sequence ATGGAATTACAAGCAATAAAACAAAGATTTGGAATAATAGGAAACACCGCCGGAATAAACCGGGCCATTGAAGTTGCCGTTCAGGTGGCGCCAACCGATTTGTCGGTTTTTGTAACCGGAGAAAGTGGTGTTGGTAAAGAAATATTCCCACAAATAATACATCAGTTCTCGAGCCGGAAACATGGTAAATACATTGCCGTAAACTGTGGAGCCATCCCCGAGGGAACAATCGACTCAGAGTTGTTCGGGCACGAAAAAGGAGCATTTACCGGAGCACTTGCCGACCGAAAAGGATATTTTCAGGAAGCCAATGGCGGAACCATATTTTTGGATGAAATTGGCGAGTTGCCTTTATCAACTCAAGTGCGTTTACTGCGTGTGTTGGAAACCGGCGAGTTTATGAAGGTTGGTTCGTCGCAGGTAATAAAAACCAATGTGCGGGTAATTGCCGCCACCAACGTAAATATTCCTATAGCAATTGAGGAGGGAAAATTCCGTGAGGATTTGTATTATCGTTTAAATACGGTGCCGATTGCAATTCCACCGTTACGCGAACGCCCCGACGATGTTATTTTGTTGTTTCGAAAATTTGCGCGCGATTTTGCCGAAAAATACCGGATGCCACCCGTGCGTTTAGAAGAAGACGCCCGAACTGTTTTGGTAAGTTTTCGCTGGCCCGGAAATATCCGCCAGTTAAAAAATATTACTGAACAGATTTCGATAATTGAGCAGGAACGTGATATTTCGGCCGAAGCGTTACGCCCGTATTTACCTGTAAGCGGAGGAGCTAATTTGCCGGCTTTGCTGGCCCGCGATGAAAACAATAAATCGTTTGCCAACGAACGCGAAATATTGTACAAAGTTCTTTTTGATATGAAGAGCGATATGAACGACCTGAAAAAACTGGTACTCGATTTAATGGAAAACCGAGATGCTCCAATTTCAGGTGATCAGGCACAGATTATTCGAAATTTGTACAATACCGACGATGGCAAATTTGTGGCAAAAGAACAGGTGCCGAATCCGATTCATATTACCTCGGTTGATAAAGATAATATTCAGGATACGGAGGAATTTGTTGAAGAATCACTTTCTTTGGCCGATAAAGAAATTGAGTTGATTCAGAAAGCATTGGAGAAACACCGCGGGAAAAGAAAATATGCCGCTCAGGAATTGGGAATTTCGGAACGGACATTATACCGCAAAATTAAAGAATACGATATTAAGGGATAA
- a CDS encoding tetratricopeptide repeat protein, with product MEMEQFLSYLNTSKSLNGETLDEVRKLTVDFPWFSAGWLLYLKNLKNLKHTDYDTVLKKVAVMVPDRKVLFKYINDELPNQQAVASEDKTSAGYRLEGDVEIQAENSLIDKFLSANSTRLGTVKINSDTNGNVGDTAHIEQSVKEDDELVTETLASIYFQQNNFDKALDAYKKLSLKYPEKSVYFAGRIEEIELLKNNN from the coding sequence ATGGAAATGGAGCAGTTTCTGTCATATTTAAATACATCGAAATCGCTGAATGGAGAGACATTGGATGAGGTAAGAAAACTCACTGTCGATTTTCCATGGTTTTCAGCAGGATGGTTGTTGTATTTAAAGAACCTGAAGAATCTGAAGCATACTGATTATGATACTGTTTTGAAGAAAGTGGCGGTTATGGTTCCCGACCGAAAGGTATTATTCAAATACATAAATGATGAGTTGCCTAACCAGCAGGCGGTTGCTTCCGAAGATAAAACATCAGCCGGTTATCGATTGGAGGGAGATGTTGAAATTCAAGCTGAAAATTCGTTGATCGACAAATTTTTGTCGGCCAACAGCACTCGTTTAGGAACGGTAAAAATTAATTCGGATACCAACGGGAATGTTGGCGATACTGCACATATAGAGCAATCGGTAAAAGAAGATGACGAGTTGGTTACCGAAACTTTGGCGTCGATTTATTTTCAGCAAAATAACTTTGATAAAGCTTTGGATGCCTATAAAAAATTAAGTTTGAAATATCCGGAAAAAAGTGTTTACTTTGCAGGCCGTATTGAAGAAATTGAATTGTTAAAGAATAATAATTAG
- the secG gene encoding preprotein translocase subunit SecG translates to MYTLITVLLFIVCILLVLIVLVQNSKGGGLASNFQSSGQVMGVRKTTDFLEKGTWFLAGALLFLSVIGAGFIPREQAEEGSRVQDQIETAVDPTQVPTFPTTPPPAAEETPAADDEGGEN, encoded by the coding sequence ATGTATACTTTAATCACCGTTTTACTATTTATCGTTTGTATCCTTTTGGTACTGATTGTGCTGGTACAAAACTCTAAAGGAGGAGGTCTGGCAAGTAACTTCCAGTCTTCAGGTCAGGTTATGGGCGTGCGCAAAACAACCGATTTTCTTGAAAAAGGAACATGGTTTTTGGCCGGAGCGTTATTATTCCTTTCTGTTATAGGAGCGGGTTTTATTCCTCGTGAGCAGGCAGAAGAAGGAAGTCGTGTACAGGACCAAATTGAAACAGCTGTTGATCCTACCCAGGTACCAACATTCCCAACAACGCCTCCACCTGCAGCTGAAGAAACTCCGGCTGCCGACGATGAAGGTGGTGAAAACTAG
- a CDS encoding LptE family protein produces MLRKLLFVAVLVGVVAVLAPSCKVSYSFTGANLSPNVKTFTVYYFPNRARLINPTLSQSFTEELREKLTRQTSLNELSESGDLEFEGQITGYEFRPMSVQKEDVSAQTRLTITINVKYTNNQEPEENFEKSFSAYEDFDSNLSISSVEEELSAEIIEKLTDDIFNATIANW; encoded by the coding sequence ATGTTGAGAAAACTATTGTTTGTTGCCGTTTTAGTGGGTGTGGTTGCCGTTTTGGCGCCATCGTGTAAAGTTAGTTATTCATTTACCGGAGCTAACTTGTCGCCCAACGTAAAAACATTTACTGTATATTATTTTCCTAATCGTGCACGTTTGATCAACCCTACTTTGAGTCAGAGTTTTACAGAAGAATTGCGCGAAAAATTAACGCGTCAAACATCTCTAAATGAACTGTCGGAAAGCGGCGACCTTGAATTTGAAGGGCAGATTACAGGGTATGAGTTCCGTCCAATGTCAGTTCAAAAAGAGGATGTGTCGGCACAAACACGTCTTACCATTACAATTAATGTGAAGTATACCAACAATCAAGAGCCCGAAGAAAATTTCGAAAAATCATTCTCGGCCTATGAAGATTTTGATAGTAACCTTTCAATCAGTTCGGTGGAAGAAGAATTGAGCGCCGAAATTATTGAGAAACTTACCGACGATATTTTTAACGCAACCATTGCAAACTGGTAG